A region of Hoplias malabaricus isolate fHopMal1 chromosome 12, fHopMal1.hap1, whole genome shotgun sequence DNA encodes the following proteins:
- the slitrk5b gene encoding SLIT and NTRK-like protein 5 — protein sequence MNPWTLLVSCMATWLSFSETFEILGDICEQLCVCEERDGVLTVDCGNKGIVSVSEVGPLRFSTYHLLLTGNVLQKLSLDDFENYQGLTILHLGNNHLSEIEGGAFNGLQGLKRLHLNNNKIEVLRDDTFLGLESLEYLQIDYNYVSLIEANALIRLHHLEVLILNDNLLSALPKNIFQSVPLTHLDLRGNRLKLLPYGGLLEHMAGIVELQLEDNPWNCSCELIALKTWLQSISYTALVGDVVCETPFRLHGRDLDEISKQELCPRRAIGEFEMRVEPFHVSEAMFRTTTSSFISSNIQRSTRPTKSPRQSGKLRAKPTSRASSSKPQNYGPMVAYQTKSPVSVDCPSACTCNLQISDLGLNVNCQERKIERISDLEPTPYNPKKMYLTGNYIPSVEGSDFSEATGLDLLHLGNNRISVIHNRAFAELVHLRRLYLNGNLIDRLTDDMFYGLESLQFLYLEYNLIREITPRTFEHVPNLQLLFLNNNLLKVLPLGVFGGLSLARLNLRNNHFRSLAASGVLEDLASLVQVDLFENPWDCSCAAVELKQWLEQLSAGTVVNSVTCESPPRLSGEDLRFVLFSHLCPNNSSAQASAVPPSEESFPGSTITLETALDLDAQYPAIPLSVLILALLIIFIMSVFVAAGLFAVMMKRRKKAERSVSMNVDVGSFNALYSERAGKVRTSAGHVYEFIPPAVEGSSRRAPSYTSASGGFRDFDELNGAVASISDEDVDLGSAVIGSEFSACTPDALRSSPLQDDGFYYRDVPTSYRGSLPCKHGTHVSTHYAPDFDVRHQYLHPDQMQQAMVYCSAPATVYVEPNRSEYWELKAKLHFEPDYLEVHEKRTTFTQF from the coding sequence ATGAATCCATGGACATTGCTGGTCTCGTGCATGGCCACATGGCTAAGCTTCTCTGAGACGTTTGAGATTCTCGGAGACATCTGTGAGcagttgtgtgtctgtgaggagcgagACGGCGTGCTGACGGTGGACTGCGGGAACAAAGGCATCGTCAGCGTCTCGGAAGTGGGGCCTTTGCGCTTCAGCACTTACCATCTCCTGCTCACGGGGAACGTCCTGCAGAAACTCTCGCTTGACGACTTTGAGAATTACCAAGGACTGACCATTTTGCACCTGGGCAACAATCACCTGTCCGAGATTGAGGGTGGGGCTTTTAACGGACTCCAGGGGTTAAAACGTTTACAcctgaacaacaacaaaatcgaAGTTCTGCGGGACGACACGTTCCTGGGGCTGGAGAGTCTGGAGTATCTTCAGATCGACTACAACTACGTCAGTCTCATCGAGGCCAACGCCCTCATCAGGCTGCATCATCTGGAGGTTCTGATTCTGAATGACAACCTGCTGTCTGCCCtgccaaaaaacatttttcaatctGTCCCTCTAACTCATCTGGACCTCAGAGGGAACCGACTGAAGCTGCTTCCCTATGGCGGGCTGCTGGAGCACATGGCTGGAATCGTGGAGCTGCAGCTCGAGGACAATCCATGGAACTGCTCCTGTGAGCTCATTGCCCTCAAAACCTGGCTGCAGAGCATCTCGTACACTGCTCTGGTGGGAGACGTGGTCTGCGAGACGCCGTTCCGTCTCCACGGTCGAGACCTGGACGAGATCTCTAAGCAAGAGCTGTGTCCACGAAGAGCCATCGGTGAGTTTGAGATGAGAGTTGAGCCATTTCACGTCTCCGAGGCGATGTTCAGGACCACAACTTCATCTTTCATCTCCTCCAACATCCAGCGATCTACGAGGCCCACTAAGAGTCCACGGCAGTCCGGAAAGCTCAGAGCCAAACCCACATCCCGAGCCTCGTCCAGCAAACCACAGAACTATGGCCCAATGGTGGCATACCAGACCAAGTCCCCCGTTTCTGTGGACTGTCCTTCTGCATGCACCTGCAACCTACAGATCTCAGACTTGGGCTTAAACGTCAACTGCCAGGAGAGAAAGATCGAGCGTATCTCGGATCTAGAGCCCACACCTTACAATCCCAAAAAGATGTACCTCACAGGGAACTACATCCCATCAGTGGAAGGGTCTGACTTTTCTGAGGCTACCGGGTTAGATCTGCTTCACTTAGGGAACAATCGGATTTCAGTAATTCACAACCGAGCATTCGCGGAGCTGGTGCACTTGCGGAGGCTTTACTTGAACGGAAACCTGATTGATAGGCTCACGGACGATATGTTCTACGGCTTAGAGAGTCTCCAGTTTCTCTACTTGGAATACAACCTcatcagagagatcacacccaGAACATTTGAGCATGTTCCCAATCTCCAGTTGCTCTTCCTCAACAACAACCTTCTGAAAGTGTTGCCCCTGGGAGTATTTGGTGGGCTGAGCCTGGCACGGCTCAACTTGAGAAACAACCACTTCCGGAGCCTGGCTGCAAGCGGAGTTTTGGAGGATCTGGCATcgctggtgcaagtggatctGTTCGAGAACCCATGGGACTGCTCCTGCGCAGCCGTGGAGCTAAAGCAGTGGTTGGAGCAACTCAGCGCCGGGACTGTGGTGAACAGCGTGACGTGTGAGAGTCCTCCGAGACTGTCAGGAGAAGATCTGCGCTTTGTTCTCTTCTCTCATCTCTGTCCAAACAACTCCAGCGCCCAGGCGTCTGCAGTCCCACCTTCGGAGGAGTCCTTCCCTGGCAGCACCATCACTCTGGAGACGGCGCTAGACCTGGATGCTCAGTATCCTGCCATCCCACTGTCCGTGCTCATCCTGGCTCTGCTCATCATCTTCATTATGTCTGTGTTCGTGGCGGCCGGACTGTTTGCGGTGATGATGAAGAGGCGGAAGAAGGCGGAGCGCTCCGTCTCCATGAATGTCGACGTGGGCTCGTTTAATGCTCTCTACAGCGAAAGGGCAGGGAAGGTGCGTACGTCTGCGGGTCACGTCTATGAGTTTATACCCCCTGCCGTGGAGGGATCATCCAGAAGAGCGCCATCCTACACCTCTGCAAGTGGTGGCTTCCGAGACTTTGACGAGCTGAACGGCGCTGTGGCGTCCATCTCGGATGAAGACGTGGACCTTGggagcgctgtgattggctcaGAGTTCAGCGCCTGCACTCCGGATGCTCTCAGGTCGTCTCCGCTTCAGGACGATGGCTTTTACTATCGGGATGTTCCAACGTCCTACAGGGGCAGTTTACCGTGTAAACACGGGACACATGTGTCCACTCACTATGCACCAGACTTTGACGTCAGACATCAGTATTTACACCCGGACCAGATGCAGCAGGCCATGGTCTATTGCTCGGCACCAGCCACCGTCTACGTGGAGCCCAACCGTAGCGAGTATTGGGAACTTAAGGCCAAGCTCCATTTCGAGCCAGATTACCTGGAGGTTCATGAGAAAAGGACAACGTTCACACAGTTCTag